A part of Neoarius graeffei isolate fNeoGra1 chromosome 22, fNeoGra1.pri, whole genome shotgun sequence genomic DNA contains:
- the c22h6orf47 gene encoding uncharacterized protein C6orf47 homolog: MSVVVGRVWAWINPGNLYRPWTSKPKSERNLPGEGQEKSRWSLRGLTSWVWGGWRNQSDQKTPTEEYWEAPEEILKPLEVEVLSAESLLEGQNRPRWWKRIIGSVFHLWPSSSKVSGCSQRNEGSWDSDAKDADFSDYGTPPPSPVPLSQRSATFRFFAQSWSGEILPEHYEICFNFLRHLFDLFVVGFLWTVSPPAKFVLDVLGVQGTLKLWLHGMAMFLVASVGMAGLLWLVQEYLPQFALVYGIIQALVISVSVRQSVILGTEDEGEDGNEEEGSEEETEDTLAQSQSSSTASKIVNVS; the protein is encoded by the coding sequence ATGTCAGTTGTCGTAGGACGAGTTTGGGCATGGATCAACCCAGGGAACTTGTATCGGCCTTGGACCAGCAAACCCAAAAGTGAGAGAAATCTTCCAGGTGAGGGTCAGGAGAAAAGCAGATGGAGTCTGAGAGGGTTAACCTCTTGGGTTTGGGGTGGATGGAGAAACCAAAGTGACCAAAAAACCCCAACGGAGGAATACTGGGAAGCTCCAGAAGAGATTCTTAAACCTTTAGAAGTAGAAGTTCTGAGCGCAGAAAGCCTTCTCGAGGGGCAAAATCGTCCACGATGGTGGAAGCGGATAATCGGCTCCGTGTTTCATTTATGGCCGTCGTCATCCAAGGTCAGCGGATGCAGTCAGAGGAACGAAGGGTCGTGGGATTCTGACGCAAAAGATGCCGATTTTTCAGATTACGGAACCCCGCCGCCTTCTCCCGTGCCCCTTTCTCAAAGGTCCGCTACATTCCGGTTCTTCGCTCAGTCGTGGTCTGGAGAAATTCTCCCAGAGCATTATGAGATCTGTTTCAATTTCCTTCGCCACCTGTTTGACCTGTTTGTAGTCGGCTTTCTTTGGACGGTCTCACCGCCTGCCAAGTTTGTCCTGGATGTTCTGGGTGTCCAGGGTACACTGAAGCTCTGGCTCCATGGCATGGCCATGTTCCTCGTGGCCTCTGTAGGAATGGCCGGCCTGCTGTGGTTAGTTCAGGAGTACCTGCCTCAGTTCGCGCTGGTTTATGGCATCATCCAGGCGCTGGTCATTTCCGTCAGTGTGCGGCAGAGCGTGATTTTGGGGACCGAAGATGAAGGGGAGGATGGGAATGAAGAAGAGGGCAGCGAGGAAGAAACGGAAGACACTTTGGCGCAGAGTCAAAGCAGTAGCACTGCCAGCAAAATTGTGAATGTGTCTTGA